In Caloramator sp. E03, the sequence AGATAAAAGGCAAAATTATTGCAACAGCGTAAATGAAAAACTTGGAGTTAAGGATTATCCACTAATTCAAAAGAGAAAGGATTTAATAAAAACTAAGACAGGAAAGAACATTGATGATATAAATATTGAAAATGTAATCTCAGGAAAAATAAGTCCTGATGATATAAAGATTACTCAAGATGTTCTTCTTTATCAGGCACAAATTGCAGACAGCGTTGGGAGAACACAGTTTGCAAAAAATTTAAGAAGAGCTGCAGAACTAACTGCAGTTCCTGATGAGAGGGTTCTTGAAATATATAATGCTCTAAGACCTTATCGTTCAACTAAGGAAGAACTTATTGCAATTGCTGATGAACTTGAAAATAAATATAATGCAAAATTAAATGCAGCTCATGTTCGTGAGGCAGCTGAAGTATATGAGAAAAGAGGCAGACTAAAAGTATAAACTTATGTTAGAGGTGATTTAGGTGAGACTTATTGCGGGGGTTGATATTGGAAACTCCACTACTGAGGTAGCTATAGCAGATATAGAAAAAGGATTGAATTTTATGACGAGCAGCATGGTAAAAACTACTGGGATTAAAGGAACAGTAGACAATGTTGCTGGAGTTATATTAGCTTTAAAAGATGCATGTAAAAAGATTAATGTAGAAGTTTCAAATCTTGAGACTATATGTATAAATGAGGCTACCCCAGTAATAGGGGATGTAGCAATGGAGACAATAACCCAGACGATTATTACAGAATCTACAATGATTGGACATAATCCAGATACTCCAGGAGGATTAGGGATAGGAATTGGGAAAACAATTTTTATAGATGAAATTGATTATATATCAAAGAGTGAAGATGCTATATGTGTTATTCCAAAATCAGTGGATTTTGAAACTGCTGCAAGAAGGCTAAATGATGCTTTTGATAGGGGTTTTAAGATTCAAGGTGCTATCGTCCAAGGAGATGATGGAGTACTTATATCAAACAGACTTAAAAAGAAAATTCCAATAGTTGATGAAGTAACATATATTAACAAGGTTCCTATGGGCATGATATCAGCAGTGGAGGTAGCAGCTCCCGGAGAAACTATTAAAGTCTTATCTAATCCTTACGGTTTAGCAACTGTGTTTAACCTAACCCCTGAGGAGACAAAACATATAATTCCAATAGCAAGAGCATTGATAGGGAACAGATCTGCAGTGGTTATAAGAACCCCTCAGGGGGAAGTGAAAGAAAGAATAATTCCTGCAGGAAAACTTTTGCTTTTTGGAACTTCAGAAAAGAGGATAGCAATAGAGGAAGGGGCAGAAAAAATAATTAAGTCAATAAAAGAAGTATGGCCTTTAAAGGACGCATCAGGAGAGCCAGGTACAAATGTTGGGGGAATGATGGAAAGGGTAAGGCAGGTAATGTCTGAGCTTACAGGACAAAGTTCCTCTGAAATAAAGATTCAGGATATACTTCCTGTTGATACCTTTGTACCCCAAAAAGTCCAAGGAGCTCTTGCAGGAGAATTTGCACTTGAAAATGCAGTAGCTCTTGCGGCTATGGTAAAAACAAGTAAACTTCCTATGGAAAATATAGCAAAAAAGCTTCAGGAGGAAACAGGGGTTAAGGTTGTTATAGGTGGTGTTGAAGCTAATATGGCAATTCTTGGAGCACTTACTACCCCAGGGACAGCTAAACCCCTTGTTATTCTTGATCTTGGAGGAGGGTCTACTGATTCGGCATATATTAGTAAAGATGGAATTATAAAATCTATCCACCATGCTGGTGCTGGTGAAATGGTAACAATGCTTATTAATTCTGAACTTGGACTTGATGATTATAATTTAGCTGAGGATATTAAAAAGTATCCATTAGCAAGGGTTGAGAGCCTTTATAATATACGATATGAGGATGGTACAGTATCTTTCTTTCAGGAACCTCTTCCTTCAAATTTGTTTGCAAGAAACATAGTTGTAAAAGGGGAGGAAATGGTTCCAATACCATCAAGACATCCTCTTGAAAAAATAAAAACAATAAGGCGGGAAGCAAAAAGAAAAGTTTTTATTACTAATGTAATTCGTGCTCTTGAAGATGTAGCTCCATTTAATAATATTAGAGGAATTGAGTTTGTTG encodes:
- a CDS encoding diol dehydratase small subunit yields the protein MDNTLIEEIVNEVLKSINKVQREDKRQNYCNSVNEKLGVKDYPLIQKRKDLIKTKTGKNIDDINIENVISGKISPDDIKITQDVLLYQAQIADSVGRTQFAKNLRRAAELTAVPDERVLEIYNALRPYRSTKEELIAIADELENKYNAKLNAAHVREAAEVYEKRGRLKV
- a CDS encoding diol dehydratase reactivase subunit alpha; its protein translation is MRLIAGVDIGNSTTEVAIADIEKGLNFMTSSMVKTTGIKGTVDNVAGVILALKDACKKINVEVSNLETICINEATPVIGDVAMETITQTIITESTMIGHNPDTPGGLGIGIGKTIFIDEIDYISKSEDAICVIPKSVDFETAARRLNDAFDRGFKIQGAIVQGDDGVLISNRLKKKIPIVDEVTYINKVPMGMISAVEVAAPGETIKVLSNPYGLATVFNLTPEETKHIIPIARALIGNRSAVVIRTPQGEVKERIIPAGKLLLFGTSEKRIAIEEGAEKIIKSIKEVWPLKDASGEPGTNVGGMMERVRQVMSELTGQSSSEIKIQDILPVDTFVPQKVQGALAGEFALENAVALAAMVKTSKLPMENIAKKLQEETGVKVVIGGVEANMAILGALTTPGTAKPLVILDLGGGSTDSAYISKDGIIKSIHHAGAGEMVTMLINSELGLDDYNLAEDIKKYPLARVESLYNIRYEDGTVSFFQEPLPSNLFARNIVVKGEEMVPIPSRHPLEKIKTIRREAKRKVFITNVIRALEDVAPFNNIRGIEFVVLVGGSALDFEIPEMISDELSHYGIVCGRGNIRGFEGPRNAVATGLVISYYNNLRSNKNE